The Sulfitobacter sp. SK011 genome contains the following window.
GCCGGCTGCTTATGCCGATCACGCGATGGCATGGGTCGATCAGGGGGCCACCATCATCGGGGGATGCTGCGAAGTAAGCCCTGCCCATATCGCTGAAATCGCCAGCCGCCTGCGCGCGGCTGGGCATGATATTGTATAAGGAGCCTGACAATGGCTGACGTTCCCTCACACGCACGCGTGGTTATCATTGGCGGCGGCGTTATTGGCTGCTCGGTTGCGTATCACCTGACGAAATTGGGGTGGAAAGACGTTGTGTTGCTGGAACGCAAGCAACTGACGTCAGGCACCACATGGCATGCGGCAGGACTGATCGCTCAATTGCGGGCGACGGCCAATATGACCAAACTGGCCAAGTATAGCCAAGAACTCTACGGCAACCTTGAGCAAGAAACAGGCGTGGCGACCGGGTTCAAACGCTGTGGGTCCATCACTGTGGCGCTGACCGAGGAGCGCAAGGAAGAGATTTACCGCCAGGCGGCGATGGCGCGCGCCTTTGGTGTAGCCGTAGAAGAAATCAGCCCCGCAGAGGTCAAAGCGAAATACGAACACCTGAATATTGACGGGGTTACAGGGGCTGTGTTTCTTGAAAAGGACGGGCAGGGAGACCCGGCCAACATCGCGCTGGCACTGGCCAAAGGCGCGCGGCAGCGCGGTGCCAAGGTGATCGAGCGTACCCGCGCATCCGGGGTCACCCGCGAGGGCCGCAGGATCACTGGCGTCACTTGGGAACAGGGCGACGAGACGGGTCACATCACTTGCGACATGGTTGTGAACTGTGGTGGCATGTGGGGCCACGAGGTGGGCCGCATGCTGGGCGTGAACGTGCCACTGCATGCCTGCGAACACTTCTATATCGTGACCGAGGCGATCCCAGGCCTGACCCAATTGCCTGTCCTGCGCGTGCCTGACGAATGTGCGTATTACAAAGAAGACGCTGGCAAGATGTTGCTTGGGGCGTTTGAACCGAATGCAAAACCATGGGCGATGAACGGCATCCCCGCAGACTTTGAATTTGATCAACTGCCCGAAGATTTTGATCACTTTGAACCCATTTTGGAATCGGCTGTTACACGCATGCCAATGCTGGCAGACGCAGGCATTCACACCTTTTTCAACGGGCCGGAATCCTTTACGCCCGATGATGCTTACCATCTGGGTCAGGCCCCCGATATGGACAATGTTTGGGTCGCCGCCGGGTTCAATTCCATCGGCATTCAATCGGCGGGCGGCGCAGGCATGGCACTGGCGCAATGGATGGAGGATGGCGCAAAGCCATTTGATCTGGGCGATGTCGACATTGGCCGCATGCAACCCTTTCAGGGCAACAAGACCTATCTGTTTGAGCGCTCCAAAGAAACGCTGGGATTGCTCTATGCTGATCACTATCCCTACCGGCAAAAGGCCTCTGCACGCGGTGTGCGGCGCACGCCGTTTCATCAACACCTGCTAGATCAAGGCGCGGTCATGGGCGAACTGGCCGGATGGGAGCGTGCCAATTGGTATGCGAGAGATGGGCAAAAACCCGAGTACGAATACTCGTGGAAGCGGCAAAATTTCTTTGACAATGTGGCCCAAGAGCTGGCCGCGATCCGCACGAATGTCGGGATGTACGACATGTCATCTTTCGGCAAAATCCGTGTGGAAGGGCGCGATGCAACTGCATTTTTGAACCGTGTGGGGGGTGGGCAATACGATGTGCCGGTGGGCAAGATCGTCTATACTCAATTCCTGAACCATCGCGGCGGGATCGAGGCGGATGTGACGGTGACGCGCCTCTCTGAAACGGCGTATCTGGTGGTAACACCGGCCGCGACCCGTCTGGCGGATGAAACATGGATGCGCCGGCATGTGGATGATTTTAACGTCGTCATCACCGATGTCACAGCGGGCGAAGGTGTGTTGGCCGTCATGGGCCCGAATGCCCGTAAGTTGTTGCAGGCGGTGTCACCGAATGACTTCTCGAACGACATAAACCCGTTTGGTACGGCGCAGGAGATCGAGTTGGGGATGGGGCTCGCTCGTGTCCACCGCGTCACCTATGTCGGCGAGCTTGGCTGGGAAATTTATGTCAGTGCTGACATGGCTGCACATGCCTTTGAAACACTGCACGCAGCGGGGCAGGATATGGGGCTTAAATTGTGCGGCATGCATATGATGGATTCTGCACGGATCGAAAAAGGTTTCCGGCATTTTGGTCATGACATCACGTCAGAGGATCACGTTCTTGAGGCGGGTCTTGGGTTTGCTGTGAAAACTGACAAGCCTGACTTCATCGGGCGCGACGCAGTCCTGCGCAAAAAAGAAGAGGGGTTGAATGCCCGTCTGTTGCAATTCCGTCTGACCGATCCTGAACCATTGCTTTATCACAATGAGCCGATCATCCGGGACAATCAGATCGTTGGTTTCTTGTCTTCTGGATCATATGGCCACCATTTGGGTGCGGCAATTGGATTGGGGTACGTCCCTTGCAAGGATCAAACTGCCGGTGATGTTCTGGCATCAGCATATGAAATCGACGTGGCCGGAACACGGGTCAGAGCAGAAGTATCCCTTAAACCAATGTATGATCCCACGTCTGAGCGTGTGAAGGTTTAGCACTGGCAGCGGAGTGCGTATCGCGTTACCTGCCTTGAGGTGGAGGACACCGAATGCGCAACCCTTACAGCCTGACCAAAAACGCTAATGAGGATACGCCGCAGGGCCTGGCATTTGCTGTGGGGGCCTATGTCTTTTGGGGTTTTTTGCCGCTCTATATGAAACTGTTGTCTCATATGTCCGCGGCTGAAGTTGTGGCGCACAGGATAATCTGGTCCCTGCCAATCGCGGCGATCGTTCTGATAGCCTTGCGCCGGACGTCCGATTTGCGCGATGCCCTTAGATCCCCGCGCATGTTGGTGATGGGCTGCGTGACGGCGGCACTCATCTCAGTCAATTGGGGTATCTATGTCTGGGCAATTTCCTCAGGCCATGCGTTGGACGCTGCATTGGGGTATTACATTAACCCGCTCTTCAGCATCTTTCTCGGCGCGGTTCTGCTTGGTGAACGTTTGTCGCGGGCGCAGTTGGCGGCGATTGCTTTGGCTGCTGGTGCGGTGCTGGTTCTGACCCTTGATGCCGGACGCATGCCTTGGGTTGCGCTGGGTTTGATGTTGTCATGGGGCCTTTACGCGCTTGCCAAAAAGAAGCTGCCCATCGGCCCCAATCAGGGGTTTCTGTTGGAGGTCTTAATCCTGATGCTGCCCGCACTTGCAGTTTTTGGATATCTGGTGAGCACAGGACAGTCCCATTTTCTAACGGGCGGCGCGCTGGATACCTGGCTGTTGATTGGCTGCGGGGCGGTGACGGCAATCCCGCTGATGATCTATGCCAACGGCGCGAAACTGCTCAGGCTGTCGACCATGGGCATTCTTCAGTATATCGCGCCCACAATGATCTTTCTCATTGCAGTTTTTGTTTTTGACGAACCTTTCGGCCCCGCGCGAATGATTGCCTTTCCCATGATCTGGGCCGCGCTGGTGATCTATTCGACTTCAATGCTACACCAGATGCGGCACAAAACCGGGTGAGACAGGGCAGCATGGAAACTGAATATAACCCCCCTGACGGGCCGCTGGTGGTGCTGCACGAAGACGCCGAAGTGTTGTTGGTCGATAAGCCCGCCGGATTGCTCAGCGTGCCGGGAAAAGGACCACATTTGGCAGACTGCCTTCTGACCCGCATTCAGGCGGTGTTTCCGGACGCACTGCTGGTGCACCGACTGGACCGCGATACCTCTGGTGTCATGATTTTCGCACTGACACCCTACGCCCAGCGACACCTCGGTCTGCAGTTTGAAAAACGAATGACACGCAAAACCTACGTTGCACGCGTCTGGGGTGTGCCTGTTGAAAAAACGGGGGTGATTGATCTGCCGTTGATAGTGGATTGGCCAAACCGGCCATTGCAAATGGTGTGCCATGAAACCGGAAAATCCGCACAAACAGAATGGCGGGTGCTAAAAGACCAGGGTGATACAGCACGCGTGCGGCTTACGCCCAAAACGGGCCGCAGCCATCAACTGCGCGTGCATATGCTGGCGCTGGGGCATCCGATTTTGGGTGATCCGTTTTACGCGACGGGCCCGGCACGGGATTTCCCGCGCCTGATGCTACACTCAGAGGAATTGCGCTTTAACCACCCGCAAGGCGGCCATTCGACAAAGGTACGTGCCAAAGCCCCCTTCTAACTGGCGATGGCGATCCAGTCGCTGGGGAGGATATCCGGGTTGCGCTGATGGTCATTGGCGAACCACCGCGCGGGCGCTGCAACGCGTTTTTTTGCGTTACTGTTCAACCAGGCGGACCACCACGAGAACGTCGAATTGGCAATCACGTTATGGTGACAAAGGGACATGAGCCGCATGTCCTCATGTGCTGTTTCGCGCCCATTCAGATCGACCACGACCTTTTCAAACGGCACATCCAGATTATTGCGTGCCCATGTCGGATCGTCGGAAAAGACAAACACTTTGGGGTCTTTTGGCAACCCATCGGTGACTGCCCTCAGCGCCGCTGTATAATAGGCCTGATCACACACAGCACTCGCCCCCAGCGCAACATAATCGCCGCGACGCACATGTAGCGCGACCGACGGCCCCGCTTTTATCTGATCCGCCATTGCGGCATTTTCGGGTGACATGGGCGGGATCATGACAAACACCTTGCGCAGGTGCTCTTCGATGGATGCAAAGTATTTGTCACTTTGCCAGTATCCATGAAG
Protein-coding sequences here:
- a CDS encoding FAD-dependent oxidoreductase, translating into MADVPSHARVVIIGGGVIGCSVAYHLTKLGWKDVVLLERKQLTSGTTWHAAGLIAQLRATANMTKLAKYSQELYGNLEQETGVATGFKRCGSITVALTEERKEEIYRQAAMARAFGVAVEEISPAEVKAKYEHLNIDGVTGAVFLEKDGQGDPANIALALAKGARQRGAKVIERTRASGVTREGRRITGVTWEQGDETGHITCDMVVNCGGMWGHEVGRMLGVNVPLHACEHFYIVTEAIPGLTQLPVLRVPDECAYYKEDAGKMLLGAFEPNAKPWAMNGIPADFEFDQLPEDFDHFEPILESAVTRMPMLADAGIHTFFNGPESFTPDDAYHLGQAPDMDNVWVAAGFNSIGIQSAGGAGMALAQWMEDGAKPFDLGDVDIGRMQPFQGNKTYLFERSKETLGLLYADHYPYRQKASARGVRRTPFHQHLLDQGAVMGELAGWERANWYARDGQKPEYEYSWKRQNFFDNVAQELAAIRTNVGMYDMSSFGKIRVEGRDATAFLNRVGGGQYDVPVGKIVYTQFLNHRGGIEADVTVTRLSETAYLVVTPAATRLADETWMRRHVDDFNVVITDVTAGEGVLAVMGPNARKLLQAVSPNDFSNDINPFGTAQEIELGMGLARVHRVTYVGELGWEIYVSADMAAHAFETLHAAGQDMGLKLCGMHMMDSARIEKGFRHFGHDITSEDHVLEAGLGFAVKTDKPDFIGRDAVLRKKEEGLNARLLQFRLTDPEPLLYHNEPIIRDNQIVGFLSSGSYGHHLGAAIGLGYVPCKDQTAGDVLASAYEIDVAGTRVRAEVSLKPMYDPTSERVKV
- the rarD gene encoding EamA family transporter RarD — its product is MRNPYSLTKNANEDTPQGLAFAVGAYVFWGFLPLYMKLLSHMSAAEVVAHRIIWSLPIAAIVLIALRRTSDLRDALRSPRMLVMGCVTAALISVNWGIYVWAISSGHALDAALGYYINPLFSIFLGAVLLGERLSRAQLAAIALAAGAVLVLTLDAGRMPWVALGLMLSWGLYALAKKKLPIGPNQGFLLEVLILMLPALAVFGYLVSTGQSHFLTGGALDTWLLIGCGAVTAIPLMIYANGAKLLRLSTMGILQYIAPTMIFLIAVFVFDEPFGPARMIAFPMIWAALVIYSTSMLHQMRHKTG
- a CDS encoding pseudouridine synthase, yielding METEYNPPDGPLVVLHEDAEVLLVDKPAGLLSVPGKGPHLADCLLTRIQAVFPDALLVHRLDRDTSGVMIFALTPYAQRHLGLQFEKRMTRKTYVARVWGVPVEKTGVIDLPLIVDWPNRPLQMVCHETGKSAQTEWRVLKDQGDTARVRLTPKTGRSHQLRVHMLALGHPILGDPFYATGPARDFPRLMLHSEELRFNHPQGGHSTKVRAKAPF
- a CDS encoding alpha-1,2-fucosyltransferase, producing MIYTRLHGFLGNQMFQYAAAADLAARLDVPVALDPRRAMAKGQGNLTSVFDLPVVTPDHLPPDQDKHPLAYMAWRFLGRKPYLRREKSLAYDPAITGWEDESYLHGYWQSDKYFASIEEHLRKVFVMIPPMSPENAAMADQIKAGPSVALHVRRGDYVALGASAVCDQAYYTAALRAVTDGLPKDPKVFVFSDDPTWARNNLDVPFEKVVVDLNGRETAHEDMRLMSLCHHNVIANSTFSWWSAWLNSNAKKRVAAPARWFANDHQRNPDILPSDWIAIAS